A single window of Rubripirellula lacrimiformis DNA harbors:
- a CDS encoding serine/threonine-protein kinase, with product MIDSSGPDRSADFRWDVDRFLQTAIDRQLISPEGAEQLRQRGDDDDSLIGQSAIESGWMSPTGVEITEAFLYPDDLAPGYTLRDVLGQGALGVVYQAHQPRLHRDVAVKAILQSRLMQTNVLPRFQKEVAAIGRLQHPNIVAAFDSGTHRGRVFLVMELVRGKDLRARIDLGPLPPSHALSIARQTAMGLSHAASHNIIHRDIKPANLMLTDAPAGFDLPIGVPLVKIADFGLARLTNVSDVDDDQLTMTGAALGTPMYSAPEQLTGDPVDHRADIYALGATLFAMLSGVPPYDPQKVPALIAAKITGVPPRWDRLPASVSADQRVLLEQMMHPDPLQRMGDYATVIRRLGDLGAVSVPALGETEIDSDPSKADSALGSKVGSGERRWMVWTAAVLAIVLGMWAWGYPKFVASRAVTLPPTLESVWAEPLFDGQSLSGWTNHRSVWRVQSDREGSRVLAGVGLISHSIPALPDDVRQDAIGRGLRVRVDLQSAKEVEVQFAFAQDSVDEGQRWAVRVTADTVELGRREGSDGKWSPLKTVEIDRPVVPAAQGVEGELIDPDWREVQIQQHGSRWFALFEGQMIGSVNNVESAAEVLQLVARGGEAFFSDINVFGLVPQPLSQNKSE from the coding sequence GTGATTGATTCTTCAGGACCAGACCGATCGGCCGACTTTCGTTGGGATGTGGATCGGTTTCTTCAAACCGCGATTGATCGCCAGCTGATCAGCCCCGAGGGGGCGGAACAGTTGCGACAACGGGGCGATGATGACGACAGCCTGATCGGGCAGTCGGCCATTGAATCCGGCTGGATGTCGCCGACGGGTGTCGAGATCACCGAAGCGTTTTTGTATCCGGATGACCTAGCGCCCGGTTACACGCTGCGCGACGTGTTGGGCCAAGGTGCCTTGGGCGTCGTCTATCAGGCACATCAACCTCGGTTGCACCGTGACGTTGCCGTCAAAGCGATCTTGCAAAGCCGGTTGATGCAAACCAATGTGTTGCCGCGTTTTCAAAAAGAGGTTGCTGCGATCGGTCGGTTGCAGCACCCCAACATCGTCGCCGCTTTTGATTCGGGGACTCACCGCGGCCGCGTGTTTTTGGTGATGGAATTGGTCCGCGGAAAAGACTTGCGAGCTCGCATTGATCTGGGGCCGCTGCCGCCGTCGCACGCCCTATCGATCGCTCGCCAGACCGCGATGGGACTTTCGCACGCCGCGTCGCACAACATCATCCATCGCGACATCAAGCCGGCCAACTTAATGTTGACCGATGCCCCGGCTGGTTTTGATCTGCCGATTGGCGTTCCGTTGGTCAAAATTGCCGACTTCGGACTGGCTCGATTGACAAACGTCAGCGATGTCGACGACGATCAGTTGACCATGACCGGGGCAGCGTTGGGGACGCCGATGTATAGCGCCCCGGAACAGCTTACCGGTGATCCGGTGGACCATCGTGCGGATATCTACGCGTTGGGGGCGACGCTGTTTGCGATGCTGTCAGGGGTTCCACCCTACGATCCTCAGAAGGTTCCCGCTCTGATTGCGGCAAAGATCACGGGCGTCCCGCCGCGATGGGACCGATTGCCGGCATCCGTTTCGGCGGACCAGCGCGTGCTGCTGGAACAAATGATGCACCCCGATCCACTGCAGCGGATGGGGGACTATGCGACCGTCATTCGGCGATTGGGCGATCTGGGGGCGGTTTCAGTTCCGGCGCTGGGGGAAACGGAAATCGATTCGGATCCTTCGAAAGCGGATTCGGCGTTGGGGTCAAAGGTTGGATCGGGTGAACGCCGCTGGATGGTGTGGACGGCCGCGGTGCTTGCGATCGTGCTTGGGATGTGGGCGTGGGGATATCCCAAGTTCGTTGCGTCCCGAGCGGTCACGCTGCCACCGACGCTTGAATCGGTCTGGGCCGAACCGCTATTTGACGGCCAGAGCTTAAGCGGATGGACGAACCACCGATCCGTGTGGCGGGTCCAATCTGACCGCGAAGGGTCACGCGTTTTGGCCGGCGTCGGATTGATTTCTCATTCCATTCCAGCGCTTCCGGACGATGTCAGGCAGGACGCGATCGGTCGCGGGCTTCGTGTGCGAGTCGACCTGCAGTCGGCCAAGGAGGTCGAAGTCCAATTCGCCTTTGCACAGGATTCCGTCGACGAGGGCCAACGATGGGCGGTGCGAGTGACGGCCGATACCGTCGAATTAGGTCGCCGCGAAGGCAGTGATGGAAAGTGGTCGCCATTGAAGACTGTTGAAATCGATCGGCCCGTCGTCCCCGCTGCGCAGGGTGTCGAAGGTGAATTGATCGATCCGGATTGGCGGGAAGTCCAGATTCAGCAACATGGAAGTCGATGGTTCGCACTGTTCGAAGGTCAGATGATTGGGTCGGTCAATAACGTTGAATCGGCCGCCGAGGTTCTGCAGTTGGTCGCACGCGGGGGCGAGGCTTTCTTTTCGGACATCAATGTCTTTGGTTTGGTCCCCCAACCGCTTTCGCAGAACAAGTCCGAGTGA
- a CDS encoding NAD(+) synthase: protein MTMQNHGFYRVTAAAPAMSVANPAANAAASMQMIDSVDADLVVLPELGLTGYTCGDLFATDALLDAALDGLAEIAAHSSLHRKVVIVGMPLSVGTSLMNVAVVVANGSIEAVIPKSYLPTYREFYEGRHFRGSDETDPPTIEIFGESVPFGTDLLVQHGDARIAVEICEDFWTPIPPSSHAAIAGANVLVNLSASNETIGKAAWRRDLVRSQSGRCIAAYVYASSGPGESTSDLVFGGHCLVAENGGILGESRRVGDGVEPFHFEASSITCDVDLQRLSHDRRVIGSFDDARSDRHLQYRVVAAEFPEVDPDWGPLPRTNLLRPLDAHPFVPDESGELDSRCAEIFSIQTAGLVKRLSRLGSDTKLSIGVSGGLDSTLALLVAIRACDAVGKSRSDIVGMTMPGFGTTDHTRTSADQLIELTDVQLETIDIRRLCLDTFLSLGHSPLGIVIDGETTVDGLQVRLNNVGDDAKDLTFENVQARIRTMLLMSRGFVLGTGDMSEQALGWSTYNADHMSMYNVNTSVPKTLVCFLVRYAAEHFFDGPLRQVLHRIADTPISPELLPPRADGTLRQATEATVGSYELLDFFLYHFVRNGFDQQKILYLASHAKFDQQYAPETIAETLDGFFKRFFFNQFKRNCVPDGPKVGSVSLSPRGDWRMPSDADSDAFRD, encoded by the coding sequence ATGACTATGCAGAACCACGGTTTCTATCGCGTCACAGCGGCGGCGCCCGCGATGTCGGTTGCCAATCCCGCAGCCAACGCTGCGGCATCGATGCAGATGATCGATTCCGTCGATGCCGACCTGGTGGTGCTGCCAGAACTGGGCCTGACCGGATACACCTGCGGGGACCTGTTTGCTACCGATGCGTTGCTGGATGCTGCTTTGGACGGACTAGCGGAGATCGCAGCGCACAGCAGTCTGCACCGGAAAGTGGTCATCGTCGGGATGCCGCTATCCGTCGGCACCTCGCTGATGAATGTTGCAGTGGTCGTCGCGAACGGTTCGATCGAAGCGGTGATTCCAAAGTCTTACTTGCCCACCTATCGCGAATTTTACGAAGGCCGGCATTTTCGTGGATCGGACGAAACGGATCCCCCCACGATCGAAATCTTTGGCGAATCGGTCCCGTTCGGTACCGACCTGTTGGTGCAGCACGGCGACGCTAGAATCGCGGTCGAGATCTGCGAAGATTTTTGGACGCCCATTCCGCCTAGCAGCCATGCGGCCATTGCCGGGGCCAACGTGCTAGTGAATCTATCGGCCAGCAACGAAACCATCGGAAAGGCTGCTTGGCGACGGGACTTGGTGCGAAGCCAGTCCGGGCGTTGCATCGCCGCCTATGTCTATGCATCGTCGGGGCCCGGCGAATCAACATCCGATTTGGTGTTCGGCGGCCACTGCTTGGTTGCCGAAAACGGTGGCATCCTAGGGGAATCACGGCGCGTCGGCGACGGTGTCGAACCCTTCCATTTCGAAGCATCGTCGATCACCTGTGACGTGGATCTGCAGCGGCTATCGCATGACCGTCGTGTCATCGGTTCCTTTGACGATGCACGCAGCGATCGACACCTTCAGTACCGAGTGGTTGCAGCGGAGTTTCCAGAGGTGGATCCGGATTGGGGCCCACTGCCACGAACCAACCTGCTGCGACCATTGGATGCGCACCCCTTCGTACCGGACGAAAGCGGCGAACTGGATTCACGTTGCGCCGAGATCTTTTCGATTCAGACGGCGGGCTTGGTCAAGCGACTGTCCCGTTTGGGCAGCGATACGAAATTGTCGATTGGTGTATCGGGCGGTTTGGATAGCACCTTGGCGTTGTTGGTGGCCATCCGTGCCTGTGATGCCGTTGGCAAATCACGATCCGATATCGTTGGCATGACGATGCCCGGGTTCGGTACCACCGATCACACGCGGACCAGCGCCGACCAATTGATCGAACTGACTGATGTCCAGCTGGAAACCATCGATATTCGTCGGCTGTGCCTGGACACGTTCCTTTCGCTGGGGCATTCACCGTTGGGGATCGTGATCGATGGTGAAACCACAGTGGATGGCTTGCAGGTTCGTCTGAACAATGTCGGCGATGATGCGAAAGATTTGACGTTCGAAAACGTCCAGGCTCGAATTCGGACCATGCTGTTGATGAGCCGTGGATTTGTGCTGGGCACGGGCGACATGAGCGAGCAGGCGCTGGGGTGGTCGACCTACAATGCCGATCATATGTCGATGTACAACGTCAATACTTCGGTTCCCAAAACGTTGGTCTGTTTCCTGGTTCGATACGCGGCAGAGCATTTCTTTGACGGGCCGCTGCGGCAGGTGTTGCATCGGATTGCCGACACTCCCATTTCACCGGAACTATTGCCTCCTCGCGCCGACGGCACGCTGCGGCAAGCGACCGAAGCCACGGTGGGATCGTACGAACTGTTGGATTTCTTTTTGTATCATTTCGTCCGCAACGGTTTTGATCAGCAGAAGATTCTGTATTTGGCGTCGCACGCAAAATTCGATCAGCAGTATGCACCGGAAACGATTGCTGAAACCTTAGACGGATTCTTCAAGCGGTTTTTCTTTAACCAGTTCAAACGAAATTGCGTTCCCGATGGGCCGAAGGTCGGCTCTGTCAGTCTTTCGCCTCGAGGGGATTGGCGCATGCCTAGCGACGCAGACTCGGACGCGTTCCGTGATTGA
- a CDS encoding helix-turn-helix domain-containing protein codes for MADLISTSASTTSILDPFFDSLDDVASILRLFDFVPDVYVYIKNRDGQFVAGNKPWLRMRGANSIADVVGKTDRELHPLFWARQYQEEDRRVMDSGCELPEQIWLVPSENGKLKTFISTKIPLRSGGGDVIGIAGVMHSAAKTSAPIDMQDPIAQATELIAKRFRGSLTVAEIASAVGLSVSQLNRRFRTNFQVPPSEYLQRVRVHHAGCMLSDTDAPISEVALDTGFFDQAHLTRTFRRWLGMTPTEFRRSFRHQGGHGNLPPNSIAPTTG; via the coding sequence ATGGCCGACTTGATTTCCACTTCCGCTTCGACGACGTCGATCCTGGATCCATTCTTCGATTCACTCGACGATGTCGCGTCCATTCTGCGTCTGTTCGACTTCGTTCCTGATGTCTATGTGTACATCAAGAATCGGGACGGTCAGTTCGTCGCTGGCAACAAGCCGTGGCTGCGCATGCGTGGTGCCAATTCCATCGCCGACGTGGTGGGCAAGACGGATCGCGAACTGCATCCGCTGTTTTGGGCCCGCCAATACCAGGAAGAAGACCGGCGGGTGATGGATTCTGGCTGCGAACTTCCCGAACAAATTTGGCTGGTGCCATCGGAGAACGGCAAACTGAAAACGTTCATCAGCACGAAAATCCCACTGCGTTCGGGGGGGGGCGACGTGATCGGAATCGCCGGCGTGATGCATTCAGCCGCCAAAACCTCGGCGCCCATCGACATGCAAGATCCGATCGCGCAGGCCACCGAATTGATTGCCAAGCGGTTCAGGGGATCATTGACGGTCGCCGAAATCGCCTCCGCCGTCGGTTTGTCGGTCAGTCAATTGAATCGTCGTTTTCGAACCAATTTTCAAGTTCCGCCGTCTGAATACTTGCAGCGGGTGCGTGTCCACCATGCCGGGTGCATGTTGTCGGACACCGATGCGCCGATCAGCGAGGTCGCTTTGGATACCGGATTCTTTGACCAAGCCCATCTGACGCGAACGTTTCGCCGATGGTTGGGGATGACGCCCACCGAATTTCGGCGTTCGTTTCGTCACCAGGGCGGGCACGGTAACCTACCGCCGAATTCGATCGCCCCAACGACCGGATAG
- a CDS encoding DUF1501 domain-containing protein has product MLNLTSRGSSHTCNGTKRRDFLQIGALGAIGLGLPEFLAAAERGVVDPSKDKRSCIMIFNLGAPSQLDTFDMKPEAPAEVRGPFKPISTRGDFQVSEILPLHAEVADKFSIVRSCYHTAAAVHDAGWQMLQTGRQFTGGVNYPHAGAVLQYMRGRRSDLPAHVVLPETMGRGGGNLPNGQAGGFLGKAYDPFALMADPSQANFKVPDLLPPQSLGDVRIDRRRRMRAAIESRMAELEASESAKMLDKNFEAAYRLMNSPQAREAFDLTKEPTSVRERYGMNRFGQCCLLSRRLIESGVRFVTINTFLTVFNEITWDTHGSKPFTTLEGMKNIVAPMYDQAYSALIADLDQRGLLADTLVCGLAEFGRTPKVNPAGGRDHWPQCFSCTFAGGGVQGGRAIGASDPIGAVPADRPTNPGEIIATIFKSLGLDLHAEMPGPGGRPFPLVDFGVREIKELFA; this is encoded by the coding sequence ATGCTGAATTTGACCTCGCGCGGCTCGTCTCACACCTGCAACGGCACCAAACGCCGCGATTTCCTGCAAATTGGCGCCCTCGGGGCAATCGGGTTGGGTTTGCCCGAATTTCTTGCAGCGGCCGAACGGGGTGTCGTCGATCCGTCCAAGGATAAACGATCATGCATCATGATTTTCAACCTGGGTGCCCCCAGCCAGTTGGACACCTTCGACATGAAACCGGAGGCGCCGGCGGAGGTTCGCGGCCCCTTCAAACCGATTTCGACTCGAGGCGACTTTCAGGTGTCCGAGATCCTGCCGCTGCATGCCGAAGTCGCTGACAAGTTTTCGATCGTTCGATCCTGCTACCACACCGCGGCAGCCGTCCACGATGCTGGGTGGCAGATGTTGCAAACCGGTCGCCAGTTCACCGGCGGTGTGAACTACCCGCACGCCGGCGCGGTTCTGCAATACATGCGTGGGCGTCGCAGCGACCTGCCCGCCCATGTGGTGCTTCCCGAAACGATGGGCCGCGGTGGTGGAAACCTGCCCAATGGCCAGGCCGGCGGATTCCTGGGCAAAGCCTACGACCCGTTCGCGCTGATGGCCGACCCGTCCCAAGCAAACTTCAAAGTTCCCGACCTATTGCCGCCCCAGTCGTTGGGCGACGTCCGCATCGACCGCCGCCGCCGAATGCGGGCCGCGATCGAAAGCCGGATGGCCGAATTGGAAGCCTCCGAATCGGCCAAGATGTTGGACAAAAACTTCGAAGCTGCCTACCGACTGATGAACAGCCCACAGGCCCGCGAAGCCTTCGACCTGACCAAGGAACCAACATCCGTCCGCGAACGATATGGCATGAACCGATTTGGTCAGTGCTGTTTACTTTCGCGTCGCCTGATCGAATCGGGAGTCCGTTTCGTCACGATCAATACGTTCTTGACCGTATTCAACGAAATCACCTGGGACACGCACGGCAGCAAGCCATTCACAACACTCGAAGGCATGAAGAACATCGTCGCACCGATGTACGACCAAGCCTATTCAGCGCTGATCGCCGACCTGGACCAACGGGGTTTGTTGGCAGACACGTTGGTGTGCGGTCTTGCCGAATTTGGCCGTACGCCCAAAGTGAATCCGGCGGGCGGGCGAGACCACTGGCCACAGTGTTTCAGTTGCACCTTTGCCGGGGGCGGTGTCCAGGGTGGACGCGCGATCGGTGCCAGCGACCCCATCGGTGCCGTTCCGGCTGATCGACCGACCAACCCAGGCGAGATCATCGCGACGATCTTCAAGAGTCTGGGACTGGACCTGCACGCCGAAATGCCCGGACCGGGTGGACGACCTTTTCCGTTAGTGGATTTTGGCGTCCGCGAGATCAAAGAACTGTTCGCCTAA
- a CDS encoding DUF1549 domain-containing protein — translation MLAGAEEAGHGVFRNEVQSVLTKHGCNMGACHGALAGKGGFRLSLKGYDSQADFAAIARQARGRRIEMADPGRSLVLAKPTGALPHKGGIRLEAGSDDYNVIAQWIASGAAAPVDDDPRLQHIEVTPPTALLSPGDSSTITVQGHYSDGSTRDVTRWSQFTATDEAIATVDGTGHVEVRGSGEGAVLVWFGSKVALARMTVPYPHQIPTDVYRDAPRANFIDDLNLAQLETLRLRPSPPCDDDEFLRRATIDTIGRLPTEDEHQAFDADDAQVRRARLVERLLAGEDYVDYWAYKWSDVLVINGTRLRPIAVKTYYQWIHNAVRQNQPWDETVREILTAKGKSDENGATNFYALNQTPEDMTESACQAFLGLSIGCAKCHNHPLEKWTNDQYYAMANLFARVRAKGWGGDGRNGDGLRTVYVSASGDLIQPNSGKPQPPAPLDSEPLDIDDPSDRRGVVAEWLTDPQNPYFARSITNRIWANFFGRGLVEQVDDLRASNPASNEPLLAAAAQHVVESEFDLKQLMRTILNSQTYQRSSLPLPENSTESKYHSRYYPRRMMAEVMLDSIDQVLMTSTTFDKLAFPGADTQNTDFYPPGTRAIELYDSSVDSYFLQTFGRNPREITCECERSSEPSMVQVLHMSNGGTLNGKLENDNNVISQRINAGDDDQSIVRTLFTRALVRQPTDAELETLMAIRREYGDDRVTALRDVAWSIITSTEFTFNH, via the coding sequence ATGTTGGCTGGTGCCGAAGAAGCCGGCCACGGTGTCTTTCGCAACGAAGTTCAAAGCGTGCTGACCAAGCATGGCTGCAATATGGGTGCCTGCCATGGTGCGTTGGCCGGAAAAGGCGGTTTTCGATTGTCGCTGAAAGGCTACGATTCCCAAGCCGACTTTGCCGCGATCGCGCGTCAGGCTCGCGGGCGAAGGATCGAAATGGCCGATCCCGGACGTTCCCTGGTCCTGGCCAAACCGACCGGTGCACTGCCACACAAGGGCGGCATTCGGCTAGAGGCCGGATCCGACGACTACAACGTCATTGCCCAGTGGATCGCCAGCGGTGCTGCTGCGCCGGTCGACGACGACCCGCGACTGCAACACATCGAAGTGACGCCGCCAACCGCTCTTTTGAGCCCCGGTGATTCGTCCACGATCACTGTCCAGGGGCACTACAGCGACGGCAGCACCCGCGACGTGACGCGTTGGTCGCAGTTCACGGCCACCGACGAAGCGATCGCCACCGTGGACGGGACCGGTCATGTCGAGGTGCGTGGCAGTGGCGAGGGTGCGGTGTTGGTTTGGTTCGGCAGCAAAGTAGCGTTGGCGAGGATGACCGTCCCCTATCCGCACCAAATCCCAACCGACGTCTATCGTGACGCACCACGAGCGAACTTTATCGACGACCTCAACTTGGCTCAACTTGAAACGCTGCGTCTGCGTCCATCCCCGCCCTGCGACGACGATGAATTTTTGCGTCGTGCAACGATCGACACCATCGGCCGGCTGCCGACCGAAGACGAACACCAAGCTTTCGATGCCGATGACGCCCAAGTTCGTCGTGCACGGTTGGTCGAACGACTGTTGGCAGGCGAAGACTACGTTGACTATTGGGCTTACAAATGGTCCGACGTGCTGGTCATCAACGGCACCCGTCTGCGTCCGATCGCGGTCAAGACGTATTACCAATGGATCCACAACGCGGTTCGTCAAAACCAACCCTGGGATGAAACCGTTCGCGAAATTTTGACGGCCAAGGGAAAGAGCGACGAGAACGGGGCGACAAACTTTTACGCACTGAACCAGACCCCCGAAGACATGACCGAAAGCGCTTGCCAAGCTTTTCTGGGACTTTCGATTGGCTGCGCCAAATGCCACAACCATCCGCTGGAAAAATGGACCAACGACCAGTACTACGCCATGGCCAATCTGTTCGCGCGAGTGCGGGCCAAGGGTTGGGGCGGCGACGGACGCAACGGCGACGGACTGCGAACCGTTTACGTTTCGGCCAGTGGTGATCTGATCCAACCGAATTCAGGCAAACCCCAACCACCGGCCCCCTTGGATTCCGAACCGCTGGACATCGACGATCCGAGCGATCGCCGCGGCGTTGTAGCGGAATGGCTGACCGATCCCCAAAACCCGTACTTTGCACGATCGATCACCAATCGCATCTGGGCCAACTTCTTTGGACGCGGTTTGGTGGAACAAGTCGACGATTTGCGTGCCAGCAATCCGGCATCCAACGAACCCCTACTGGCTGCGGCGGCGCAACATGTGGTTGAATCGGAGTTCGATTTAAAACAGCTGATGCGTACGATCCTGAACAGCCAGACGTACCAACGCAGTAGTTTGCCGTTGCCCGAAAACAGCACCGAAAGCAAATACCATAGTCGCTACTACCCGCGGCGAATGATGGCCGAGGTGATGCTGGATTCGATCGACCAGGTGCTGATGACGTCGACAACGTTCGACAAACTTGCCTTCCCGGGGGCCGACACGCAAAACACCGATTTCTATCCACCGGGAACGCGTGCGATTGAACTGTATGACTCGTCCGTCGATTCGTATTTCCTGCAAACTTTCGGACGCAACCCACGAGAAATCACCTGTGAATGCGAACGCAGCAGCGAACCCAGCATGGTGCAGGTGCTGCACATGTCCAACGGCGGCACGCTGAACGGGAAACTTGAAAACGACAACAACGTCATCAGTCAACGAATCAACGCCGGCGATGACGACCAGTCGATCGTCCGAACCTTGTTCACTCGCGCATTGGTACGACAACCGACGGACGCCGAATTGGAAACCTTGATGGCGATCCGCCGGGAATACGGCGACGACCGTGTGACCGCGCTTCGTGACGTCGCCTGGAGCATCATCACCAGCACCGAATTCACATTCAATCACTGA
- a CDS encoding c-type cytochrome domain-containing protein — translation MRFLSYLAFAILPMTSVRAADSVDYVRDVLPIFETYCIGCHADSDAEGNLAMDSHAALINGGEHGLAITAGAPTSSRLFLMMTGKMDPAMPPEGEQRPSEDELAVIASWIEQGAIGPDGDIPIKRKLRTPKIETGPNVALPITAIAGSPDGTLRAVARFGQIEMQDTDGKVLRVIRGDFGKVNSVRFDRAGSRLLIASGVAGSYGEAALFSVDSGDLLSTMIGHRDVLYAAEFSPDETQIVTAGYDRDILLWNIESGEAVRQFTGHNGAVFDLAFSPDGKILVSGCADETVKVWNVETGQRLDTLNQPEGEVFAVDVTADGKFILAVSSDNRLRVWSLRSVDKPRINPIVATRFVDESPLEMMAATPDGRAVVVISEAGNIKVIRTSDWNQAAILDPVRGSASDLSISDDGKTVWVSLMNGSMARRTLPKIGDAAAVATDPISPIYLDLGTAGNATETPETETLDAVTDVPRGVVATGKISPPGDSDYFRFDARQGEVWAIEVSPANSGTAASRIDPIAAVLDSDGQPVLRTRLQAVRDSYFTFRGKDSSQTSDFRLFNWEEMHLNEFLYAAGEVTRLAMYPRGPDSGFNVYPNEGQRWTYFGTSHTTHALGEPAFIVRPLASGEEPAANGLPVFDVYYENDDDPTRMSGSSSRILFTAPSDGAYTVRVGDTRGEGGDEYGYVMKLRAAAPSFTASVSAISKPLRRGTGREATLRVDRLDGFDGAVTFDVTGLPDDVVTNFPVTIQPGQRSAQAVVWVGESAKGWEGEMTPPLVARGTAAGRQIERQAGSLGKLQIQDRPSVIASIRPSDSKSSGSGAPGDRAAGTPTVDAAEQNWTLRVGRGETVSATVVLDRAEGFKNEVSFGKENAGRNAAHGVYVDNIGLNGLLALEGMTEREFFITADPVAELGPRTFFLTAAADGGVTTHPITVEVTE, via the coding sequence ATGCGTTTCCTATCCTATTTGGCCTTTGCGATTCTGCCGATGACGTCCGTCCGGGCCGCGGACAGCGTTGACTATGTCCGCGACGTGCTGCCCATTTTCGAAACGTACTGCATCGGCTGCCACGCCGATTCCGACGCCGAAGGGAACTTGGCAATGGATTCGCATGCTGCGTTGATCAACGGCGGCGAACATGGACTGGCGATCACGGCGGGAGCGCCCACCAGCAGTCGATTGTTCTTGATGATGACTGGAAAGATGGATCCCGCCATGCCGCCCGAAGGCGAGCAGCGGCCCAGCGAGGACGAATTGGCTGTGATCGCTAGCTGGATCGAACAGGGGGCCATCGGTCCCGACGGCGACATACCGATCAAACGCAAACTGCGGACACCGAAGATCGAAACGGGCCCGAACGTGGCGCTGCCGATCACGGCGATCGCAGGTTCGCCCGACGGAACGCTTCGCGCTGTCGCCCGATTCGGACAAATCGAAATGCAGGACACCGACGGGAAGGTTCTGCGAGTCATCCGAGGTGATTTTGGCAAAGTCAATTCCGTCCGGTTCGACCGCGCCGGATCGCGTCTGTTGATCGCATCCGGGGTGGCCGGTTCCTATGGCGAGGCAGCCCTGTTTTCAGTCGATTCGGGCGACCTGCTATCAACGATGATCGGTCACCGCGATGTACTTTATGCTGCGGAGTTTTCTCCGGACGAAACACAGATCGTCACCGCCGGCTATGACCGTGACATTTTGTTGTGGAACATCGAATCGGGCGAAGCAGTGCGTCAATTCACCGGACACAACGGTGCCGTGTTTGACTTGGCATTTTCGCCCGACGGCAAGATCCTGGTCAGTGGCTGTGCTGACGAAACCGTCAAGGTATGGAATGTCGAAACGGGACAGCGGCTCGATACGCTGAACCAACCCGAAGGCGAAGTTTTCGCCGTCGACGTGACTGCCGATGGAAAATTCATCTTGGCGGTCAGCAGCGATAACCGTCTGCGGGTATGGAGCCTGCGTTCGGTCGACAAGCCTCGCATCAACCCGATTGTCGCGACTCGCTTTGTCGACGAATCGCCGCTAGAAATGATGGCGGCCACGCCAGATGGCCGTGCCGTCGTCGTGATCAGCGAGGCGGGCAACATCAAAGTGATCCGAACTTCCGACTGGAACCAAGCAGCCATCCTAGATCCCGTCCGAGGCAGCGCAAGTGACCTATCGATCAGCGATGACGGCAAGACGGTTTGGGTATCGCTGATGAACGGATCGATGGCTCGCCGAACGCTGCCCAAGATCGGCGACGCCGCCGCGGTTGCCACCGATCCGATATCCCCCATCTATTTAGACCTGGGGACAGCGGGCAATGCGACGGAAACGCCCGAAACCGAAACGCTGGATGCGGTCACCGATGTCCCACGCGGCGTGGTGGCAACAGGCAAAATCAGTCCCCCGGGCGATTCGGACTATTTCCGATTCGATGCCAGGCAGGGGGAGGTTTGGGCGATCGAAGTTAGCCCTGCCAATAGCGGCACCGCAGCGTCGCGGATCGATCCGATCGCGGCCGTGCTGGACAGCGATGGCCAACCGGTGCTGCGAACCCGGTTGCAGGCCGTTCGCGATTCGTACTTCACCTTTCGAGGCAAGGATAGTTCGCAGACCTCTGATTTTCGGCTCTTCAATTGGGAAGAAATGCACCTGAACGAATTCCTATACGCGGCCGGCGAAGTGACTCGATTGGCGATGTATCCGCGTGGCCCAGATTCGGGATTCAACGTGTACCCGAATGAAGGACAACGCTGGACCTACTTTGGCACGTCTCACACCACCCATGCCTTGGGCGAACCCGCGTTCATCGTTCGCCCGCTGGCATCCGGCGAGGAACCGGCCGCCAACGGACTGCCCGTCTTTGACGTTTACTACGAAAATGATGACGATCCGACTCGGATGTCTGGATCGTCTAGTCGGATCCTGTTCACCGCGCCATCGGATGGTGCCTATACCGTCCGAGTCGGTGATACCCGGGGGGAAGGCGGAGACGAATACGGCTATGTGATGAAACTTCGTGCCGCGGCGCCATCGTTCACCGCGTCGGTTTCCGCGATCAGCAAGCCGCTGCGGCGTGGGACCGGCCGTGAAGCAACGCTCCGCGTCGATCGCTTGGATGGATTTGACGGCGCTGTCACGTTCGACGTGACGGGCCTTCCCGACGACGTGGTCACCAATTTCCCGGTCACGATCCAGCCTGGCCAACGTTCGGCCCAAGCGGTGGTGTGGGTCGGCGAATCAGCGAAGGGATGGGAGGGCGAGATGACGCCACCATTGGTCGCTCGCGGAACCGCCGCGGGCCGCCAAATCGAGAGACAGGCCGGGTCACTGGGGAAATTGCAGATCCAAGACCGCCCCAGCGTGATCGCGTCGATTCGGCCAAGTGATTCGAAATCCTCTGGTTCCGGTGCCCCAGGCGACCGGGCGGCGGGGACGCCCACGGTGGACGCGGCAGAGCAAAATTGGACGCTGAGGGTGGGGCGAGGCGAGACGGTTTCGGCGACCGTGGTGCTGGACCGGGCGGAAGGATTCAAGAACGAAGTCAGCTTTGGCAAGGAAAATGCGGGCCGAAACGCCGCTCACGGCGTCTACGTCGACAATATCGGGCTCAACGGGCTGCTGGCGTTGGAAGGCATGACAGAGCGAGAATTCTTCATCACGGCCGACCCTGTGGCTGAGCTGGGACCACGGACGTTTTTCCTGACTGCGGCGGCCGATGGCGGCGTCACCACCCACCCGATCACGGTGGAAGTCACCGAATAG